Within Armatimonadia bacterium, the genomic segment CGGCGGGCCGGGAGATGATCAAGGGGAATGTCGAAGAAACCCTGGATCTGGTCGGTGTGGAGGTCGATGGAGAGCAGGCGGCTTGCCCCTGCACCGGTGATGAGGTTCGCCACCAGCTTAGCAGTGATGGGCTCGCGGCCGCGCGACTTGCGATCCTGGCGCGCATAGCCATAGTAGGGCAAGACGGCGACGATGCGCTCGGCAGAGCCACGACGGAAGGCGTCCAGCATGACGAGCAACTCGACGAGATGCTCATTGACCGGGTGGCAGGTGGACTGGATGAGGAAGACATCGCTGCCACGGACGCTATCGTTGATCTTGACCTGAACCTCTCCGTCAGAGAAGCGGTCTACGACCATGTCCCCGAGGGGTTCGCCAAGGATCTCGCAAATGCTCTTCGCCAACTCGGGGTTGGCGTTGCCCGAGAAGATCTTCAGGGGTCCGTATTGCACAATAGTGCACCTCAGATGTGACTTGCTGACTTCCCGAAAGGGGTTGGCTGGGGCGGAAGGATTCGAACCTTCGAATGCGGGATCCAAAGTCCCGTGCCTTACCGCTTGGCGACGCCCCAGTGTTCAGAGGTCGTCCCGTCCCGCCTTCGCGGTAACGACGCCCCTCCCAGGACGCAGCCGCGCCTAGGTGGAACGCTGTGCCAGACATGCTTCTACACTCGCCAGGTGGGAGGGCTTGTCAACGTCGAAGCCGAGCTCGGGATACGGGCTGTAGACCACCAGCACCCTGGAGCCCAGCACCTTTTCGGCGCGAGCAGCAACTTCCGGAATGCCCAAACGCCCAAGCAGAAGACGCAAAAGGAAACCCCACCCCAACATCGAGCACAAGCGGAGTGGGTTCTTGCGTGCTGCGAAGGCTTCAGATAGGCGGTCTCCCTGGTGCTGCAGGAAGTCGCGGCTGAGCACCGCCACGTTTCCCCCGGTGACCTCTTCCTCCCGCAGGCGGATGAAGGTACGCTGGCCCCCTGGGAATACGCGTTCGCTATCCCCCCGACGCACCACAGGATAAACTATATGGGCGTCGCATTGCAAGGCTTGGCGGCAAAAATGGTCGAGGCCTTCTGAGGTCACCAGAGGCACGTCGCCGGTGACGACCAGGAGCCGCTCCGGCATGCCCAGAGCTTCGGCTCCGGTCATCAGCGTATCGATGAAGCCAGGCCCCTGAGCCTCGACTGCGCGCGGCCCAACATGCTTGAGAACCGGCGAGTCCTTGGCGCAGACTACCCGGACCTCGTCGACCGTCTCCGCACCGTCCAGGGCACCGAGAATCCGGTCGATGATCGGTTGACCGCCCACCGGGATCAGGGCTTTCGCCTCTGCCCCAGTGGCCTGGCGCAGCTTCGTGTCGATGCGACCGGCAGCAAGAACTGCGGCCGCGAGTTTTTCACTCATCGCTGGTCCTCCCAGACCTTGTGTCCTGCTGGAACCGTCTTGACTGCCCGCACCCAGAACCTGCGATCCTGGAGGCGCTGAGCCATGTCACGGGCATGCGCTGCGTCCTCGGCGACCCCGAATACCGCAGAGCCCGAGCCGGTCATCTCGGCCCCAAGCGCTCCGACCTCCCGCAGTTCGTCGACTACCTCGTCGATCTGCGGGTAGCGCTGAGCCACCTTGTCCCGGAAGGTGTTGACCAGACTCCCGGCGATTGCGGCCGGCTCCGCGCCCTGGGTCAGATGCTCGGCAAGTGCCTTCACCTGCTCGCCGCTGGTGAAGTCGGCGGGCTGGAGCAGTGAGTAGGCCTCCGGCGTGGACACAGAGCAGTCGGGACGCGCCAGGACCAGATGGTACTCGCGCGGGCAGGGAACCGGGGTCACGATTTCGCCGCGTCCACTGCACAGCGCAGCGCCTCCGCGCACGAATAGAGCAGTATCTGAGCCCAGCTTGCCCGCCAGCTCAAGCAGGCTCTCGGTGTCACCCTTCCTGCTGAGCCGTGACAAGGCCATCAGGACCGCCACAGCATCGCTGCTGCCGCCGCCAAGGCCACTACCCACAGGCACTTCCTTGGAAAGCCACAGGTCAACCGCCTCCGGCCAGCCAAAGCGTTCACGGAAGGCCAGTGCGGCCTTCCAGCACAGGTTGGAGGGACTCGCCGGCGCAGGCCAGTCACCTTCGACACTGAGGGTGACGGGTGGTGCCGGCGGCACCAGGTCCCGCACGGAGACACGCAACTGGTCACACAGGGACACCGTCTGGGTCAGCGTGCGGATCTCGTGGTACCCGTCGGGGCGCTTGCCCAGAAGCTCCAGCGCCCAGTTGATCTTGGCATAGGCGTCAAGGCCCAGTGAAGCGGTCAAGGCGTCTCCTTGTGCCCGGCGATTGAGTTACCGAGGGCGACGAACTCCGTGAAGCTCAGCGTCTCGCCCCGGCGTTGGCCGTCGATTCCGGCGCTGACGAGCACCTCCTGGGCCTGCTCGCGTGTCAGGCTCAGATCGGGCGACGATGCCAGGGCCTTCGCCAGCGTTTTGCGTCGGTAGCCGAAGCTAGCCCGCAGCCCCAGGAAGAAGGAGACCGGGTCGCGGACCTCCCGTGGCTGCTCACGGCGCGGGATCATCCGCAGCGCCGAGGAGGCCACGCCTGGCTGTGGCAGGAAGACGCTGGG encodes:
- a CDS encoding nucleotidyltransferase family protein; translated protein: MSEKLAAAVLAAGRIDTKLRQATGAEAKALIPVGGQPIIDRILGALDGAETVDEVRVVCAKDSPVLKHVGPRAVEAQGPGFIDTLMTGAEALGMPERLLVVTGDVPLVTSEGLDHFCRQALQCDAHIVYPVVRRGDSERVFPGGQRTFIRLREEEVTGGNVAVLSRDFLQHQGDRLSEAFAARKNPLRLCSMLGWGFLLRLLLGRLGIPEVAARAEKVLGSRVLVVYSPYPELGFDVDKPSHLASVEACLAQRST
- the ispE gene encoding 4-(cytidine 5'-diphospho)-2-C-methyl-D-erythritol kinase is translated as MTASLGLDAYAKINWALELLGKRPDGYHEIRTLTQTVSLCDQLRVSVRDLVPPAPPVTLSVEGDWPAPASPSNLCWKAALAFRERFGWPEAVDLWLSKEVPVGSGLGGGSSDAVAVLMALSRLSRKGDTESLLELAGKLGSDTALFVRGGAALCSGRGEIVTPVPCPREYHLVLARPDCSVSTPEAYSLLQPADFTSGEQVKALAEHLTQGAEPAAIAGSLVNTFRDKVAQRYPQIDEVVDELREVGALGAEMTGSGSAVFGVAEDAAHARDMAQRLQDRRFWVRAVKTVPAGHKVWEDQR